Proteins encoded by one window of Roseibium sp. Sym1:
- a CDS encoding ABC transporter permease has product MASLRSMPQRPWFWAFAASALAFVATIYLTDGRGSGELLSAALTFASFSAIVGIGQMFVITLGPGNVDLSIPATMTLSGTLSLKFMDGLTALALPGLGIALLVGLFAGTINYLLIRLLRIPPIIATLSASFLYQSLAIWSNRGLRIKPPELLADFTTGSFAGIPNMTYVGVLIAVAGWIVLEKTIFGRWLSAFGQNTRAARLSGVPVETVRAATYVCSAVLASFTGYLLASFSGGAALNMGTEYLLISIAVVVIGGSSIAGGSSNVPGIWGGSLLMFLVVSMLNSYGLGAGVRLIMTGTIIIAIVAAASGKGRAA; this is encoded by the coding sequence ATTGCATCACTGCGCTCCATGCCGCAACGGCCCTGGTTCTGGGCCTTTGCCGCCAGCGCGCTCGCCTTCGTCGCGACCATCTACCTGACAGACGGCCGCGGCAGCGGGGAGCTCCTGTCGGCGGCACTGACATTCGCCTCCTTCTCCGCGATTGTCGGAATTGGCCAGATGTTCGTGATCACGCTCGGGCCGGGCAATGTCGACCTCTCCATTCCGGCAACGATGACCCTGTCCGGAACCCTGTCCCTGAAATTCATGGACGGGCTCACGGCGCTTGCCCTGCCGGGCCTGGGGATCGCCTTGCTGGTCGGGCTGTTCGCCGGCACCATCAACTACCTGCTGATCAGGCTGTTGCGGATCCCGCCGATCATCGCGACGCTGTCGGCCTCCTTCCTCTACCAGTCCCTGGCGATCTGGTCGAACCGGGGCCTCAGGATCAAGCCTCCAGAGCTGCTGGCCGACTTCACCACCGGGTCCTTTGCCGGCATACCGAACATGACCTATGTCGGCGTGCTGATCGCCGTGGCCGGCTGGATTGTTCTTGAAAAGACGATCTTCGGCCGGTGGCTGTCGGCCTTCGGACAGAACACGCGCGCGGCCAGGCTGAGCGGCGTACCTGTCGAGACGGTCAGGGCCGCGACCTATGTCTGCTCGGCCGTGCTTGCGTCCTTCACCGGGTATCTCCTGGCGAGTTTCTCCGGCGGCGCCGCGCTGAACATGGGCACGGAGTACCTGCTCATCTCGATTGCTGTCGTGGTGATCGGCGGCAGTTCCATAGCAGGCGGAAGTTCGAACGTTCCCGGGATCTGGGGCGGGTCCCTGCTGATGTTCCTCGTCGTCTCGATGCTGAATTCCTACGGTC
- a CDS encoding ABC transporter permease, producing MSGRYRILLPVLSLAVLLAAVFYLQPRAMSYFGLNLLFNLAVPIALATIAQMMIIMVNDIDLSIGTFVSFVACVTATYVNEAPLTGGLILLASILGYAALGALIHIRQLPAIVVTLGMSFVWGGLAVLILPSPGGGAPEWIRSLMTVKPPFVPMAVVACILIAGVTHLLIMRSATGTLLRAVGGNAQAVSRSGWSVTRLKAGAYALAGLFGVLAGMSLVGLTTSADANIALRYTLLSIAGVILGGGEFTGGKVSPVGAVIGALTLALAGSFLSFMRLSPDWQIGAQGAILILVLAVRLIFSRGGKTWKGAKSG from the coding sequence GTGAGCGGCAGATACAGGATCCTGCTCCCCGTCCTGTCGCTTGCTGTGCTGCTTGCGGCGGTCTTCTATCTCCAGCCCCGGGCCATGAGCTATTTCGGGCTCAACCTGCTCTTCAACCTCGCGGTTCCAATCGCGCTGGCAACGATCGCCCAGATGATGATCATCATGGTCAATGACATCGACCTGTCCATCGGCACGTTTGTCAGCTTCGTGGCCTGCGTCACCGCGACCTATGTCAACGAGGCGCCCCTGACCGGCGGCCTGATCCTGCTGGCCTCCATACTCGGCTACGCGGCGCTTGGAGCGCTGATCCACATCCGGCAGCTGCCCGCGATCGTCGTGACGCTCGGCATGTCCTTTGTCTGGGGCGGGCTTGCCGTGCTGATCCTGCCGTCTCCGGGTGGCGGCGCCCCCGAGTGGATCCGGTCCCTGATGACGGTCAAGCCGCCCTTCGTGCCGATGGCCGTCGTCGCCTGCATACTCATTGCCGGCGTCACCCACCTGCTGATCATGCGCTCGGCAACGGGCACCCTGCTCAGGGCCGTCGGCGGCAATGCGCAGGCCGTCTCCAGGTCCGGCTGGTCGGTGACCAGGCTGAAGGCCGGTGCCTATGCGCTCGCCGGGCTGTTCGGCGTATTGGCGGGGATGAGCCTCGTCGGGCTGACGACCTCGGCCGACGCCAACATCGCGCTGCGCTACACGCTTCTGTCGATCGCCGGCGTCATCCTGGGCGGCGGCGAGTTCACCGGGGGCAAGGTGTCCCCCGTCGGTGCCGTGATCGGCGCCCTGACGCTTGCGCTCGCGGGCAGCTTCCTGTCGTTCATGCGCCTGTCCCCCGACTGGCAGATCGGGGCGCAGGGGGCCATCCTCATCCTCGTGCTGGCCGTCCGGCTGATTTTCTCGCGCGGAGGAAAGACCTGGAAAGGAGCAAAAAGTGGCTAA
- a CDS encoding sugar ABC transporter ATP-binding protein: protein MQSATSAGDLTPDVPLVALSGACVHFGAVRALDGVSLSIGPGECVGLIGHNGAGKSTAVNVINGGLTPTAGSVTYTLPDGRTGTGTATARACGIRSVFQELSLCPNLTVLENLRIPHRDLTGPGWRSRAGARISAALDEIFPGHRIEPGMTVGDLTLAERQMVEIAAGFAKDSTPARLVILDEPTSSLDAAIARQLLAHVRRFCAGGGAVMFISHMLGEVFEVATRIDVMKDGKIIASKPAGDFTQQGLIDAMGHVASEAGQGRTAAGTAENLGTEVLNTPEGLSARQGEIVGLAGLAGHGQAEALARFFMSRSGSYQQVKNPEVAFVAGDRGRDGVLPLWSILRNLTLTHLPRLARRSLVDTRAERELGATWKAKIGIRTENMDNPILSLSGGNQQKALFARALASTAPIVVMDDPMRGVDVGTKREAYDLIRAEAASGRTFLWYSTETDEVCQCDRVFVFRNGRISAELTGTDITEENILSASFEMQEAVQ from the coding sequence TTGCAATCGGCAACCAGCGCCGGTGACTTGACACCGGATGTCCCGCTGGTGGCCCTGTCCGGCGCGTGTGTGCATTTCGGTGCCGTGCGCGCGCTGGACGGGGTCAGCTTGTCCATCGGCCCCGGAGAATGCGTCGGGCTGATCGGTCACAACGGGGCAGGCAAATCCACTGCGGTCAATGTCATCAACGGCGGCCTGACACCGACGGCAGGAAGCGTGACCTATACCCTGCCCGACGGCCGGACCGGAACGGGGACCGCCACGGCGCGTGCCTGCGGGATCCGCAGCGTGTTCCAGGAACTGTCTCTCTGCCCGAACCTCACTGTTCTGGAGAATCTCCGAATACCGCATCGCGACCTGACCGGACCCGGCTGGCGTTCCAGGGCCGGGGCCCGCATTTCCGCCGCCCTCGACGAGATCTTTCCGGGGCATCGCATCGAACCGGGCATGACCGTGGGCGACCTCACGCTGGCGGAAAGGCAGATGGTCGAAATCGCGGCCGGCTTTGCCAAGGACAGCACACCTGCCCGGCTGGTCATCCTGGACGAACCGACCTCCTCGCTCGACGCCGCCATTGCCCGCCAGCTGCTCGCGCATGTGCGCCGGTTCTGCGCAGGCGGCGGCGCGGTCATGTTCATCTCGCACATGCTCGGCGAAGTCTTCGAGGTGGCGACACGCATCGACGTGATGAAAGACGGAAAGATCATCGCCAGCAAACCGGCCGGGGATTTCACGCAGCAAGGCCTGATCGACGCCATGGGTCACGTGGCCAGCGAGGCGGGGCAAGGCCGAACCGCCGCCGGCACGGCCGAAAATCTTGGAACGGAAGTCCTGAACACACCTGAGGGACTGTCGGCGAGACAGGGCGAAATCGTCGGACTGGCGGGCCTCGCGGGACACGGCCAGGCGGAAGCCCTGGCAAGGTTCTTCATGTCCCGCTCGGGAAGTTACCAACAGGTCAAGAACCCCGAAGTGGCCTTCGTTGCCGGAGACCGCGGCCGGGACGGCGTCCTGCCGCTCTGGTCGATCCTGCGCAATCTCACGCTGACCCACCTGCCCCGCCTGGCCAGGCGCAGCCTTGTCGACACACGGGCCGAACGCGAGCTCGGTGCGACATGGAAGGCGAAAATCGGCATCAGAACGGAAAACATGGACAATCCCATCCTGTCGCTGTCCGGCGGCAATCAGCAGAAGGCGCTGTTTGCGCGCGCCCTCGCGTCAACCGCCCCCATCGTCGTGATGGACGACCCGATGCGCGGTGTCGATGTCGGCACCAAACGCGAGGCCTATGACCTGATCCGCGCGGAAGCCGCAAGCGGGCGTACCTTCCTCTGGTATTCGACCGAGACCGACGAGGTCTGCCAGTGCGACCGGGTGTTCGTGTTCCGCAACGGACGCATTTCCGCCGAACTGACCGGCACCGACATCACAGAGGAGAACATCCTGTCGGCCTCCTTCGAGATGCAGGAGGCCGTCCAGTGA
- a CDS encoding ABC transporter substrate-binding protein, whose amino-acid sequence MNTKAKLLGAAALFAVVIPGHSIADTADKRIALSNNYAGNSWRQAMLSSWAKVADKAVEDGVVAEADAFTTSENQATEQAAQIQNMILQGYDAIVLNAASPTALNGAVKEACDAGITVVSFDGIVTEPCAWRIAVDFKEMGRQQVEYLASRLPDGGNLLEIRGLAGVFVDDEIHAGIEQGVSEFPKFEIVGSVHGDWAQDVAQKAVAGILPSLPEIVGVVTQGGDGYGAAQAIKAANRDIPIIVMGNRQDEMKWWAEARDANGYETLSLSIAPGVGTLAFWVAQQILDGADVPKDLTVPFLKVTQDTLDETLAATPEGSVANVEYSLDDAKAVIADAN is encoded by the coding sequence ATGAACACCAAGGCAAAGCTCCTGGGGGCCGCCGCGCTTTTCGCGGTTGTCATTCCGGGCCATTCGATCGCCGACACGGCGGACAAGCGTATTGCACTTTCCAACAATTACGCCGGCAATTCCTGGCGTCAGGCCATGCTGTCGAGCTGGGCGAAGGTCGCCGACAAGGCGGTGGAGGACGGCGTTGTCGCGGAAGCCGACGCCTTCACGACATCGGAGAACCAGGCGACGGAACAGGCCGCCCAGATCCAGAACATGATCCTGCAGGGCTATGACGCGATTGTCCTCAACGCGGCCTCGCCGACGGCCCTCAACGGCGCCGTCAAGGAAGCCTGTGACGCCGGCATCACCGTCGTTTCCTTCGACGGCATCGTCACCGAGCCCTGCGCCTGGCGCATCGCGGTGGACTTCAAGGAAATGGGCCGGCAGCAGGTGGAATACCTGGCCTCCCGCCTGCCGGATGGCGGCAATCTGCTTGAGATCCGTGGACTGGCCGGCGTCTTCGTCGACGACGAGATCCACGCCGGTATCGAACAGGGCGTATCGGAATTTCCGAAATTCGAAATCGTCGGGTCCGTTCATGGCGACTGGGCACAGGACGTCGCCCAGAAGGCGGTTGCCGGCATTCTGCCCAGCCTTCCGGAAATCGTTGGTGTCGTGACCCAGGGCGGTGACGGCTATGGCGCCGCGCAGGCCATCAAGGCCGCGAACCGGGACATCCCGATCATCGTCATGGGCAACCGCCAGGACGAGATGAAATGGTGGGCCGAAGCGCGGGATGCCAACGGCTATGAAACCCTGTCGCTGTCCATCGCGCCGGGTGTCGGAACGCTGGCGTTCTGGGTCGCCCAGCAGATTCTCGACGGCGCGGACGTTCCCAAGGACCTGACGGTTCCGTTCCTGAAGGTGACGCAGGACACGCTCGATGAAACCCTGGCCGCAACGCCGGAAGGGTCCGTCGCGAATGTCGAATACAGCCTGGACGATGCCAAGGCCGTGATTGCGGACGCCAACTGA
- a CDS encoding GAF domain-containing sensor histidine kinase encodes MRQEADNKRETGEPNPLVSLLRISSHLAGQVEIRAALRSVKAEIENLLPIDHLDVCLVDDNVTWNTSYEVGLRTRWSLSRTPVAISPVRSILLGQTDFMLTDNAVDDPRYTYEGALAQPIIKHKLRSRVNVAMKVLGRTIGALNCSSRTAGIYDMETVERVRQIADVLAPYFYSLRANEKAKQSAVIRAEAQAREEGLRQGALELTRVLEQERQRIGMDLHDQTLADLTRIMRDLEKANTADDKARVIASIQDCIQDLRGIIDTAVPSLLDMFGFAHALRIHLERAVEDVESTTLQVVDDSGGLIDRLDSTTRISLFRIAQEALNNAARHSGADRISVTISNRNDQLQMVVADNGRGVTGSRPGRQATKATGGIAHMRTRARLVAADFSMSSNEGTRISVRLPLPAEPEDTVAAKGGWEELA; translated from the coding sequence ATGCGACAGGAAGCTGACAACAAGAGAGAAACGGGCGAACCAAATCCGCTCGTCTCGCTGCTGCGCATATCGAGCCATCTTGCCGGGCAGGTCGAGATACGGGCCGCGCTTCGATCCGTGAAGGCGGAAATCGAGAACCTGCTGCCGATCGATCATCTCGATGTCTGTCTGGTGGATGACAACGTCACCTGGAACACCAGCTACGAGGTTGGCCTGAGAACGCGCTGGAGCCTGTCACGGACACCGGTCGCGATCTCGCCCGTGCGCAGCATCCTGCTGGGCCAGACAGATTTCATGCTGACCGACAACGCGGTCGACGATCCGCGTTACACCTATGAGGGCGCGCTGGCGCAGCCCATCATCAAGCACAAGCTGCGCAGCCGCGTGAATGTCGCGATGAAGGTGCTCGGACGCACAATCGGCGCCCTGAACTGTTCGTCGCGGACCGCGGGTATCTACGACATGGAGACCGTGGAAAGGGTCCGCCAGATCGCCGATGTCCTCGCGCCCTATTTCTATTCGCTCCGGGCGAATGAGAAGGCCAAGCAATCCGCCGTCATCCGGGCGGAGGCGCAGGCGCGGGAAGAGGGGTTGCGGCAGGGCGCCCTGGAGCTGACGCGCGTGCTGGAGCAGGAACGCCAGCGCATCGGCATGGATCTTCACGATCAGACCCTGGCGGACCTCACCCGGATCATGCGCGATCTGGAAAAGGCGAACACCGCCGACGACAAGGCCCGCGTGATCGCCAGCATCCAGGACTGCATCCAGGATCTGCGCGGCATCATCGACACGGCGGTGCCGAGCCTTCTGGACATGTTCGGCTTCGCGCATGCGCTCAGAATTCACCTGGAGCGCGCCGTGGAAGATGTGGAATCCACCACCTTGCAGGTTGTCGACGACAGCGGCGGCCTGATCGACCGTCTCGATTCCACCACACGGATATCCCTCTTCCGGATTGCCCAGGAAGCCCTCAACAATGCGGCGCGGCATTCGGGAGCGGACCGGATCAGCGTGACGATCTCGAACCGGAATGACCAGTTGCAGATGGTCGTCGCGGACAACGGACGGGGGGTGACGGGCTCCCGGCCCGGACGGCAGGCAACGAAGGCGACCGGCGGTATCGCCCACATGCGCACGCGCGCGCGCCTGGTTGCGGCGGATTTCAGCATGTCGAGCAATGAGGGGACACGGATCAGCGTCAGGCTGCCCTTGCCCGCGGAGCCCGAAGACACAGTTGCGGCCAAAGGCGGATGGGAGGAACTTGCATGA
- a CDS encoding response regulator transcription factor, translated as MKVLLVEDDQFHAEFLSEALRQALPEVDEILRAVNGIEGELLARKHAIPAVVMDLQMKERNGIDAARTIWRERPQTRILFWSNYSDEAYMRGIARIVPNESSYGYVLKTATRDRLQLALRAVFLESQIIVDQEIHRVQQRQVRTHDTLTDSEYAVLMDMALGLSDKLIARRQGLSLRTVQNRLLSLYDKLGVDSIEVGTADFAINKRTRAITRALNLRAINAESLESAERDLQNWLRRL; from the coding sequence ATGAAGGTCCTTCTCGTCGAGGACGATCAATTCCACGCCGAATTCCTGAGCGAGGCCCTGCGCCAGGCGCTGCCGGAAGTCGACGAGATCCTTCGTGCCGTCAACGGCATCGAGGGGGAGTTGCTGGCGCGAAAACATGCCATACCAGCCGTCGTCATGGACCTCCAGATGAAGGAGCGGAACGGGATAGACGCGGCGCGCACCATCTGGCGGGAACGACCGCAAACCCGCATCCTGTTCTGGTCGAACTATTCGGACGAGGCCTATATGCGGGGCATTGCCAGGATTGTCCCGAACGAGTCCTCCTACGGCTATGTCCTGAAGACGGCGACCCGCGACAGGCTCCAGCTGGCCTTGCGGGCCGTTTTCCTGGAGTCCCAGATCATCGTGGACCAGGAGATCCACCGGGTGCAGCAACGCCAGGTTCGCACCCACGACACCCTGACAGACAGTGAATATGCGGTGCTGATGGACATGGCGCTCGGCCTGTCGGACAAGTTGATCGCCAGGAGACAGGGGCTTTCGCTGCGCACCGTCCAGAACCGGCTGCTGTCGCTCTACGACAAGCTCGGCGTCGACAGTATCGAAGTCGGTACCGCGGATTTCGCCATCAACAAGCGCACGCGCGCGATCACCCGCGCCCTGAACCTGCGCGCCATCAATGCCGAAAGCCTGGAGAGCGCGGAGCGGGACCTGCAAAACTGGTTGCGCAGGCTGTAG
- a CDS encoding Gfo/Idh/MocA family protein — translation MGGRASIAVAGAGLIGKRHIEAIDAVPETRLAAIVDPAEPARELAGQLDVPWYPDLQALFPAARPDGVILATPNRLHVDNALDCIAAGIPALVEKPLAADLCGARQLAETSETSGVPLLVGHHRRHNPLIAAAKAKLQEGLLGTIVTVHGMFWLFKPDDYFDVEWRRQSGAGPVLVNLIHDIDLLRHLVGEVVSVQAQKAGHVRGFPVEESCAILLRFDNGALGTVNVTDTAVAPWSWELTAGENPAYPATGQSCYFIGGTQGSMELPNLKVWTNPDKRSWWEPISATRFPRSGGDPLVRQIRHFAAVIRGHEPPLVPAREGLRSMQVIDAIQKSAQSGDSVMLTHDDPAA, via the coding sequence ATGGGTGGCCGGGCGTCTATTGCCGTCGCCGGCGCCGGCCTGATCGGCAAGCGCCATATCGAGGCAATCGACGCCGTCCCGGAAACCCGGCTTGCCGCCATCGTAGATCCCGCAGAGCCCGCGCGGGAGCTGGCCGGGCAACTGGATGTGCCCTGGTATCCGGACCTGCAGGCGCTGTTCCCGGCAGCAAGACCGGACGGCGTCATCCTGGCAACCCCCAACCGGCTGCATGTCGACAATGCCCTGGACTGTATCGCGGCGGGGATTCCCGCGCTCGTGGAAAAGCCCCTGGCCGCGGATCTGTGCGGCGCCCGGCAACTTGCCGAAACCTCGGAGACCTCGGGCGTGCCGCTGCTCGTCGGCCATCACCGCCGGCACAACCCGTTGATCGCGGCAGCCAAGGCAAAGCTGCAAGAAGGGTTGCTGGGCACGATCGTCACGGTCCACGGCATGTTCTGGCTGTTCAAGCCCGACGACTATTTCGATGTCGAATGGCGCCGGCAGTCCGGCGCCGGTCCCGTGCTCGTCAATCTCATTCACGACATCGACCTGCTGCGCCACCTGGTCGGCGAGGTTGTCAGCGTGCAGGCACAAAAGGCCGGTCACGTCCGAGGATTTCCGGTCGAGGAAAGCTGCGCGATCCTGCTGCGTTTCGACAACGGCGCCCTCGGCACGGTCAACGTCACCGACACAGCGGTCGCTCCCTGGAGCTGGGAGCTGACGGCGGGCGAGAATCCCGCCTATCCCGCCACCGGCCAATCCTGTTATTTCATCGGCGGGACGCAGGGCTCGATGGAGCTGCCGAACTTGAAGGTCTGGACCAATCCGGACAAACGCAGCTGGTGGGAGCCGATTTCAGCAACCCGCTTTCCCCGGTCCGGTGGGGATCCGCTGGTTCGCCAGATCCGCCATTTCGCCGCCGTTATCAGGGGACACGAACCCCCGCTTGTTCCCGCGCGCGAGGGATTGAGGTCGATGCAAGTGATCGACGCGATCCAGAAATCGGCACAGTCCGGAGACAGCGTCATGCTTACGCATGACGACCCTGCAGCGTAA
- the aroQ gene encoding type II 3-dehydroquinate dehydratase, whose translation MTSAVFVLNGPNLNLLGKRQPHIYGTETLADVEEQCREQAAAHGLAIRFHQSNWEGQIIDWIHEARDAGSAIIINPGAFTHTSVAILDALNAFDGPVFEVHISNVHKRESFRHHSYVSLRADGVIAGFGTQGYLLALQRAANRIEAARAQTDTA comes from the coding sequence ATGACCTCCGCAGTGTTCGTCCTGAACGGCCCGAACCTCAATCTCCTGGGCAAGCGTCAGCCGCACATATACGGAACGGAAACCCTCGCCGATGTGGAGGAGCAATGCCGCGAACAGGCCGCCGCACACGGCCTTGCCATCCGCTTTCACCAATCGAACTGGGAAGGCCAGATCATCGACTGGATCCACGAGGCACGCGACGCGGGCAGCGCGATCATCATCAATCCCGGCGCGTTCACGCACACGTCGGTGGCCATTCTTGACGCATTGAATGCCTTCGACGGCCCGGTTTTCGAGGTCCATATCTCGAACGTGCACAAACGCGAGAGCTTCCGTCACCATTCCTATGTGTCCCTGCGCGCGGACGGCGTCATCGCCGGCTTCGGAACACAGGGCTATCTGCTCGCCCTGCAGCGGGCCGCCAACCGGATCGAAGCTGCAAGGGCGCAGACGGACACGGCCTGA
- a CDS encoding GntR family transcriptional regulator gives MIEATGSDTVGDSVYRNIRNDIIFGQLKPSERMRLEPLRKRYGVSVTTLREILNRLTSDGFVVAEGQKGFEVAPVSDDDLRELAELRILLESHALKRSFELGDLDWEAGVAAAYHKLQVLEKKMLAGETTVRERWKNADWQFHRALITGCGSRALLETHGAVFDKYLRYQMLTLTFRGDEAAREHKMLFDAALSHDAATAAKILETHILGGVEHSIANRDRKQSELIS, from the coding sequence ATGATCGAGGCAACAGGAAGCGATACGGTTGGGGACAGCGTGTATCGGAATATCCGGAACGACATCATTTTCGGACAGCTGAAGCCGAGTGAGCGGATGCGGCTCGAGCCGCTCCGGAAGCGCTACGGCGTCAGCGTGACCACGCTCCGGGAGATCCTCAACCGCCTGACCTCGGACGGCTTTGTCGTTGCCGAAGGGCAGAAAGGCTTCGAGGTCGCACCCGTCTCCGATGACGATCTTCGGGAACTCGCCGAATTGCGGATCCTGCTCGAAAGCCATGCCCTGAAACGGTCCTTTGAGCTGGGGGACCTGGACTGGGAGGCCGGCGTTGCGGCGGCCTATCACAAGCTGCAGGTTCTGGAGAAGAAGATGCTGGCCGGGGAAACCACCGTGCGGGAACGCTGGAAAAACGCCGATTGGCAGTTCCACCGCGCGCTGATAACCGGTTGCGGCTCACGGGCGCTGCTCGAAACCCATGGAGCGGTTTTCGACAAGTACCTTCGCTATCAGATGCTTACCCTGACCTTCCGCGGTGATGAGGCCGCCAGGGAACACAAGATGCTCTTCGACGCCGCGCTGTCACATGATGCCGCCACGGCGGCAAAAATCCTTGAAACCCACATTCTCGGTGGTGTCGAACACAGCATTGCCAACCGGGACAGAAAGCAATCCGAGCTGATTTCATAA
- a CDS encoding sialic acid TRAP transporter substrate-binding protein SiaP, with protein MKKYLNRRAFVATAAALTISASSFGITAANAEDKVKLRLSAPASATDQRAVAMTEVFGPAVAEFAEFEPHWNATLFKQGTELEAIARGNLEMSITSAQELAVFFPEFSIFTAGYVHQDAAHQVAVFNDALMEPFKQKVEDELGVKLLSVMYLGRRQVNLRQGKDELTVMTPDDLAGVNLRMPGTDAWQFLGKALGANPTPMAFTEVYTALQTGAVDGQDNPLPTVVDAKFYEVTNQIILTSHLVDLNYIAISKAVWDGLTPEQQAAVQKAADDAAEAGRQAQLKKEEDLVSFLKEQGMEIYEPDVAAFRDRVQGMYLESDYAANWPDGLLEKINALGN; from the coding sequence ATGAAAAAATATCTGAACCGCCGCGCATTCGTTGCGACAGCCGCGGCTCTCACCATCTCGGCATCCAGTTTCGGCATCACTGCGGCAAACGCTGAAGACAAGGTTAAGCTGCGCCTGTCGGCTCCGGCTTCGGCAACCGATCAGCGCGCCGTTGCAATGACGGAAGTCTTCGGACCCGCCGTCGCCGAGTTCGCGGAATTCGAGCCGCACTGGAATGCGACACTGTTCAAGCAGGGAACGGAACTCGAAGCCATCGCGCGCGGCAATCTGGAAATGTCGATCACGTCCGCACAGGAACTGGCCGTGTTCTTTCCCGAGTTTTCGATCTTCACCGCCGGTTATGTCCATCAGGATGCCGCGCACCAGGTGGCGGTCTTCAACGATGCGCTGATGGAACCCTTCAAGCAGAAGGTTGAGGATGAGCTCGGGGTGAAGCTGCTGTCGGTCATGTATCTCGGCCGCCGGCAGGTCAACCTGCGGCAGGGCAAGGATGAACTCACGGTCATGACACCGGACGATCTTGCCGGGGTGAACCTGCGCATGCCGGGAACGGACGCGTGGCAGTTCCTGGGCAAGGCACTGGGCGCGAACCCGACGCCGATGGCGTTCACCGAGGTCTACACCGCCCTGCAGACCGGTGCGGTCGACGGTCAGGACAATCCGCTGCCGACGGTGGTCGACGCGAAATTCTACGAAGTCACCAACCAGATCATCCTGACGTCCCATCTGGTCGACCTGAACTACATCGCCATTTCCAAGGCTGTGTGGGATGGGCTGACACCGGAGCAGCAGGCGGCCGTGCAGAAGGCTGCCGATGACGCCGCCGAAGCCGGACGGCAGGCCCAGCTGAAAAAGGAAGAGGATCTCGTTTCCTTCCTGAAGGAACAGGGCATGGAGATCTATGAGCCCGATGTTGCCGCGTTCCGCGATCGCGTGCAGGGCATGTACCTGGAAAGCGATTACGCCGCCAACTGGCCCGACGGCCTGCTGGAAAAGATCAACGCCCTGGGGAACTAG
- a CDS encoding TRAP transporter small permease — MALLSRWGMKVGEAVAAAMLGVMFLTFLLQIFSRYVMEQPFGWTLELCLVLWVWIVFFGNAFIVRERDHVSFDILYLSVPPGPRKVMALVSAFCVALALAWSFLPTWDWIDFLKIKKSATLKIPMRTIYSIYAIFLVVVALRYAWTFFHVLRHGAPTDAHEIHVGEEG; from the coding sequence ATGGCCTTGTTGTCCAGATGGGGAATGAAAGTCGGCGAAGCGGTTGCGGCCGCCATGCTCGGTGTGATGTTCCTGACCTTCCTGTTGCAGATCTTCTCGCGCTACGTGATGGAGCAACCCTTCGGCTGGACACTGGAACTGTGCCTGGTGCTCTGGGTCTGGATCGTCTTTTTCGGGAATGCCTTCATTGTCCGCGAACGCGATCACGTCAGCTTCGACATACTTTATCTTTCCGTTCCGCCCGGGCCGCGAAAGGTCATGGCGCTGGTGTCGGCTTTCTGTGTCGCGCTGGCCCTTGCCTGGTCGTTCCTGCCGACATGGGACTGGATCGATTTTCTGAAGATCAAGAAGAGCGCCACCTTGAAGATCCCCATGCGCACGATCTATTCGATCTACGCGATTTTCCTTGTGGTCGTGGCCCTGCGATACGCGTGGACCTTCTTTCATGTCCTGCGCCACGGCGCCCCCACGGATGCCCATGAAATTCACGTGGGGGAGGAAGGATGA